The Xenopus tropicalis strain Nigerian chromosome 2, UCB_Xtro_10.0, whole genome shotgun sequence genome window below encodes:
- the spryd7 gene encoding SPRY domain-containing protein 7 isoform X1, with product MANPLCCFRCCMDDGTGHIPLKEMPAVQLDTQHMGTDVVIVKNGRRICGTGACLANAPLHQNKSYFEFKVQSTGIWGIGVATQKANLNQIPLGRDVHSLVMRNDGAIYYNNEEKNRLPANSLPQEGDVVGITYDHVELNIYLNGKNMHCPASGIRGTVYPVVYVDDSAILDCQFSEFYHTPPAGFEKILFEQQIF from the exons ATGGCGAACCCGCTGTGCTGCTTCAGGTGCTGTATGGATGATGGCACTGGGCACATCCCGCTCAAGGAGATGCCGGCTGTACAGCTGGACACTCAGCACATGG GAACAGATGTTGTAATCGTCAAAAATGGGAGGCGAATCTGTGGTACGGGTGCCTGTCTTGCCAATGCACCTCTTCATCAGAACAAAAGCTATTTTGAGTTTAAAGTACAGTCTACAG GTATATGGGGCATTGGAGTTGCAACACAAAAAGCAAATTTGAACCAAATCCCTCTAGGACGCGATGTCCACAGCCTAGTCATGAGAAATGATGGGGCCATTTACTATAACAATGAGGAAAAGAACAGACTGCCAGCAAACAGCTTACCCCAAGAGGGTGATGTTGTG GGCATTACATACGATCATGTAgaattaaacatatatttaaatggaaaaaatatgcatTGTCCAGCATCTGGGATCAGAGGGACTGTCTATCCTGTTGTTTATG TTGACGACAGCGCAATTTTGGACTGCCAGTTCAGTGAGTTCTATCACACGCCTCCAGCAGGGTTTGAGAAGATTCTCTTTGAGCAGCAGATTTTCTAA
- the spryd7 gene encoding SPRY domain-containing protein 7 isoform X2 yields MAPCRSGSSCGTDVVIVKNGRRICGTGACLANAPLHQNKSYFEFKVQSTGIWGIGVATQKANLNQIPLGRDVHSLVMRNDGAIYYNNEEKNRLPANSLPQEGDVVGITYDHVELNIYLNGKNMHCPASGIRGTVYPVVYVDDSAILDCQFSEFYHTPPAGFEKILFEQQIF; encoded by the exons ATGGCCCCTTGTAGGTCTGGCAGCAGCTGCG GAACAGATGTTGTAATCGTCAAAAATGGGAGGCGAATCTGTGGTACGGGTGCCTGTCTTGCCAATGCACCTCTTCATCAGAACAAAAGCTATTTTGAGTTTAAAGTACAGTCTACAG GTATATGGGGCATTGGAGTTGCAACACAAAAAGCAAATTTGAACCAAATCCCTCTAGGACGCGATGTCCACAGCCTAGTCATGAGAAATGATGGGGCCATTTACTATAACAATGAGGAAAAGAACAGACTGCCAGCAAACAGCTTACCCCAAGAGGGTGATGTTGTG GGCATTACATACGATCATGTAgaattaaacatatatttaaatggaaaaaatatgcatTGTCCAGCATCTGGGATCAGAGGGACTGTCTATCCTGTTGTTTATG TTGACGACAGCGCAATTTTGGACTGCCAGTTCAGTGAGTTCTATCACACGCCTCCAGCAGGGTTTGAGAAGATTCTCTTTGAGCAGCAGATTTTCTAA